The genomic region TGATTTTAGGGATATAGGATTTAGGGATTATGATTTTTGCACTTATTTGATTTGGATTATGTATGTTTGTATTTATGCTATGTTGAATTTGGTGACATTAGCCCGTTTGTTCTGTGATGGTGTTGGAATGACTTTGTTGTGAGTTGAGTCCAACATGAGCAAAATGGCTGAATCCCGCGTAAACACAGCCATATTGTTGACATGGGTCTTGGTCTTTGTTTACTTGCATGTGCATTTTTGTGCCTGAAATTTTGCGGCTAATCTTTCTGTTTTGTTGTTCATATTATTAACAATTTGCCTACTTAAAGTACATTGAAAAGAATTTTGGAAAACAAGTTTTGCTATTTGGTCCGCTTGAGCCCGAGCCATCAAGGGATGTGCTGGAGaaaaagttgtacaaatggttAGACATTTTCCTTGCCAAATCTATCATGTTATGCTCCTTTGGTAGTGACATTTTTGTGAATGATGATCAAATCAGAGAAGTAGGCAGTGGGTTAGAACTTAGTGGCTTACCTTTCATTTCTGTTCTAAATTTCCCATCCGATGTCTTTGCCCAATCTGAGTTGGACATAATAGTACCAAAAGAGTTCTTGGAAAGAGTGAACAATAGGGCAATGGTGCATAATGGTTGGTTTCAACAAAAACTTGTGCTAAAACACCCTAGTGTGGGGTGGTACGTGTGTCATGCTAGGTTTAGTTTTGTGATAGAAGCTATGGTGAATGAGTGTCAACTTGTTCTGTTGCCTTTGAAGGGTGACCAGTTTGTGAACTCCAAGTTGGTAGCGAATGATTTGGAGGGAGGGGTAGAGGTAAATAGGAGGGAAAAAGATGGGTACTTTCACAAAGACGGTGTAGTAAagtgatgtgaatgcaataacaagaatacatgattctttgacattcttaggaacaacttaagttggtcatgaaatggcactttacttagaattggatcaatgttctaattcaagaactcaccaagactttgcacgaaaccaaagctcatatggaagtccatatattgtcaaatggaatcaaacaacaaggaatgaagaacaagaatggaaaaccgaacagaattgcaaGATTAAGCTActgtaccgaacagaaattgaaaacaaagctggaaaaccaaattttaacggtgaaaatgaaaggaaacactAAGCATTAAGAAACTACTGAATGGAATTGAAAGGAATGAAAGAAAGAACACTTATGAagtgaagcttgctggatttgagacttggaaaaagcagtcacgccacttggagccttgttccaagataagtgaaggaatgccgccacttgaagctcaccattggcacacaagataaggcaaaggaagaagaagacaacaagactcacaatttctctctaaatttgagtatagtctctctatttctaatttccaaatctgatttgtacaagggcagcacctttatttatagcctataaggtgctgaaatgcaaagccaaatgtgccCCAAATGCcactcaaattcggcgccaactagtgcatgatggaagtgtgactttcattcctagtttggcacctcctaactcctatctacactccccctagcatcccttactacttacacacctatttattacatccgcaccctacactataaaagaaataagaagagccatcttttgatattcttgccatgctcctagtgattcgttgggcttgggccccttgttgggcttgggctt from Phaseolus vulgaris cultivar G19833 unplaced genomic scaffold, P. vulgaris v2.0 scaffold_24, whole genome shotgun sequence harbors:
- the LOC137817258 gene encoding UDP-glycosyltransferase 79A6-like, with the translated sequence MAESRVNTAILLTWVLYIEKNFGKQVLLFGPLEPEPSRDVLEKKLYKWLDIFLAKSIMLCSFGSDIFVNDDQIREVGSGLELSGLPFISVLNFPSDVFAQSELDIIVPKEFLERVNNRAMVHNGWFQQKLVLKHPSVGWYVCHARFSFVIEAMVNECQLVLLPLKGDQFVNSKLVANDLEGGVEVNRREKDGYFHKDGVVK